A single window of Chitinophagales bacterium DNA harbors:
- a CDS encoding 2Fe-2S iron-sulfur cluster-binding protein codes for MYKITVKFEESDKETQVIEVEPDYSILEGVLMNDIDLHHNCGGVCACTTCHIYLTKGDDFVEEISDKEEDYVDRAIQPRLESRLGCQCILLEGSGEIEITIPDQRNIIGHEH; via the coding sequence ATGTATAAAATAACTGTTAAGTTTGAAGAGTCAGATAAAGAAACTCAAGTAATTGAAGTGGAACCTGATTATTCGATTTTGGAAGGTGTGTTGATGAATGATATAGATTTGCACCACAATTGTGGAGGTGTTTGTGCTTGCACAACTTGCCATATTTATTTGACCAAAGGAGACGATTTTGTGGAGGAAATAAGCGATAAGGAAGAAGACTATGTAGATAGGGCCATTCAGCCACGATTGGAGTCTCGCTTGGGTTGTCAGTGTATATTGTTAGAAGGAAGTGGTGAAATTGAAATTACGATTCCTGACCAAAGAAATATTATTGGACACGAACATTAA
- the iscX gene encoding Fe-S cluster assembly protein IscX, whose protein sequence is MRFEDVDNLPIFWKDHEDIAMKLYERFGDEFTQSNIYRIRFTELIEWVLEIPNFEGEREDCSEGHLEQIQAAWVYEWREENK, encoded by the coding sequence ATGAGATTCGAAGATGTAGATAATTTACCGATTTTTTGGAAAGACCATGAGGATATTGCAATGAAACTGTATGAGCGTTTCGGAGATGAGTTTACACAAAGCAATATTTATCGAATACGCTTTACGGAGTTGATAGAATGGGTTTTAGAAATTCCAAATTTTGAAGGAGAAAGAGAGGATTGTAGTGAAGGGCATTTGGAGCAGATACAGGCAGCATGGGTGTATGAATGGCGAGAGGAAAATAAATAG
- a CDS encoding HAD hydrolase family protein, translated as MNLLANFRGIDTLIFDVDGVFTNSNLLITESGELLRTMNTRDGYAVKRALDAGLRIAIITGGNSKGVTSRLKGLGVVDIYAGIQHKIDAFDEFILTYDLQKSQILYMGDDLPDQEVMLQVAMPVCPADAVPEIKKASKYVSPLKGGEGCVRDVIEKILKLRGQWD; from the coding sequence ATGAATCTTTTGGCGAATTTTCGAGGGATTGACACCCTTATTTTTGATGTAGATGGGGTATTTACGAACAGCAATTTGTTGATTACCGAATCAGGTGAACTGCTGCGAACCATGAACACCCGTGATGGCTATGCAGTGAAACGTGCTTTGGATGCGGGTTTGAGGATTGCCATCATCACAGGCGGTAATTCCAAAGGCGTGACCAGTCGTTTGAAGGGTTTGGGAGTCGTAGATATTTATGCAGGTATTCAGCACAAAATAGATGCTTTTGATGAGTTTATTTTGACCTACGACCTTCAAAAATCTCAAATTTTGTATATGGGTGATGACCTTCCCGATCAGGAAGTTATGCTACAAGTGGCGATGCCTGTTTGTCCTGCCGATGCTGTTCCTGAAATTAAGAAGGCGAGCAAATATGTTTCTCCATTGAAGGGGGGAGAAGGGTGTGTGAGGGATGTGATTGAAAAAATATTGAAGTTGAGAGGACAGTGGGACTGA
- the lon gene encoding endopeptidase La, with translation MFEKFNPLRLLNEDVEFLPLVSIEEDEEAQVADYPKTIPILPLRNTVLFPGVVVPVTVGRDKSVKAIKEAAAGDKFIGVIAQKMSQDDEPEGKDLHLVGTIARIVKVLKMPDDHTTVILHGRDRFAVQEFLMEEPFIEATFEILEDSDTPDDKEFEALISSVRDMASKIIKISPNLPSEITIMLKNIDNPEFLIYFVSSNLNIDLEEKQKLLEINDITKRAERVLHHLHTELQLLELKNKIQSKVNHNLEKQQRDYFLHQQIKTIQEELGGETPTSELESYKLRAKLKQWPEKVQKVFDKEIHKIQRMNPAVGEYSMSLNYLDLLLDLPWMDSSKDDFNLKRAAKILERDHYGLGKVKNRILEYLAVLKLKGDMKSPILCFVGPPGVGKTSLGRSIANSLKRKYVRMSLGGVHDESEIRGHRRTYIGSMPGRIIQGIKKSETNNPVFILDEIDKVGQGHRGDPSSALLEVLDPEQNGTFHDNYLEVEYDLSKVMFIATANSLSTIQPALRDRMEIVQISGYSMEEKVEIARKHLVSKQREVHGLKADQVKISKNILERIINKYTRESGVRELERKIASVMRAIAKSVAMEEEYNVRVSLADVERILGKYTYERGLYESDNPAGVAIGLAWTSVGGEILFIETSLSKGKGKLLLTGNLGDVMKESVSTALSYLKAHGSKLGIDPERFDETDFHIHVPEGATPKDGPSAGVAMLSALASAFTGRKIRPYTAMTGEITLRGKVLPVGGIKEKILAAKRAGIKHVMLCKMNQKDVEEINPDFIKGVEFKYVERMSEVLEWILM, from the coding sequence ATGTTTGAAAAGTTCAATCCATTGAGACTACTAAATGAAGATGTGGAATTTTTACCCTTGGTATCCATTGAAGAAGATGAAGAAGCGCAAGTTGCAGATTATCCCAAAACCATCCCAATACTTCCCCTACGAAATACAGTATTGTTCCCCGGTGTAGTAGTTCCAGTGACTGTTGGGCGAGATAAATCGGTGAAAGCGATAAAAGAAGCCGCAGCAGGAGATAAGTTTATTGGAGTGATTGCTCAGAAAATGTCTCAAGATGATGAACCAGAAGGCAAAGACCTGCACTTAGTGGGTACGATTGCTCGGATTGTGAAAGTATTGAAAATGCCCGATGACCATACAACGGTTATTTTGCATGGTAGAGATAGATTTGCAGTGCAAGAATTTCTTATGGAAGAACCTTTTATTGAAGCGACTTTTGAAATCTTAGAGGATTCAGATACGCCTGATGACAAAGAGTTTGAAGCCTTAATATCTTCGGTTAGAGATATGGCTTCAAAAATTATCAAAATATCCCCTAACCTTCCTTCGGAGATTACCATCATGTTGAAGAACATCGACAATCCCGAATTTCTCATTTACTTCGTTTCCTCCAATCTCAATATAGACCTAGAAGAAAAGCAAAAACTTCTCGAAATCAATGATATTACCAAACGAGCCGAAAGGGTTTTGCACCACCTACATACAGAACTTCAATTGTTGGAGTTGAAAAACAAAATCCAATCCAAAGTCAACCACAATCTCGAAAAACAACAGCGAGATTACTTTCTACACCAACAAATCAAAACCATTCAAGAAGAATTGGGGGGTGAAACTCCAACTTCCGAACTTGAAAGCTACAAACTGAGGGCAAAATTGAAGCAATGGCCCGAAAAAGTACAGAAGGTTTTTGACAAAGAGATACACAAAATCCAACGAATGAACCCTGCTGTGGGGGAATATTCAATGTCGCTCAACTACTTAGATTTGTTGTTGGATTTGCCTTGGATGGATTCTTCAAAGGATGACTTCAATCTGAAACGTGCTGCAAAAATTCTCGAAAGAGATCACTACGGTTTGGGTAAAGTTAAAAACCGAATTTTGGAATATTTAGCGGTTTTGAAGCTCAAAGGAGACATGAAATCACCCATCTTATGTTTTGTAGGCCCTCCAGGTGTGGGTAAAACCTCACTTGGGCGTTCCATTGCTAATTCACTGAAACGCAAATATGTACGCATGTCTTTGGGAGGTGTGCATGATGAATCAGAAATCAGAGGACATCGGCGAACCTATATCGGTTCAATGCCTGGCCGCATCATTCAGGGCATCAAAAAATCGGAAACTAACAACCCCGTTTTTATCTTAGATGAGATAGATAAAGTGGGGCAAGGACATAGAGGTGATCCATCTTCGGCCTTGTTGGAGGTCTTAGATCCTGAGCAAAACGGTACTTTTCACGATAACTATTTGGAGGTCGAATACGATTTGTCGAAAGTGATGTTCATTGCAACAGCCAACTCTCTTTCTACAATTCAGCCTGCCTTGCGTGACCGTATGGAAATTGTACAAATCAGCGGTTATTCGATGGAAGAAAAAGTGGAAATTGCTCGCAAGCACTTGGTCTCCAAACAGCGTGAAGTTCATGGTTTGAAGGCCGATCAAGTGAAAATCTCCAAAAACATCCTCGAACGTATCATCAACAAATATACCCGTGAATCGGGTGTACGAGAGTTGGAGCGCAAAATTGCTTCGGTCATGCGAGCGATTGCGAAATCGGTGGCAATGGAGGAGGAATACAATGTGCGGGTCAGTTTAGCGGATGTAGAGCGTATTTTGGGAAAATATACTTATGAGCGTGGGTTGTATGAAAGTGACAATCCTGCGGGTGTAGCGATTGGTTTGGCGTGGACTTCGGTAGGCGGTGAAATTTTGTTCATCGAAACGAGCTTGAGCAAAGGTAAAGGCAAGTTATTGCTAACAGGAAATTTGGGGGATGTAATGAAGGAATCGGTGTCAACGGCTTTGAGCTACTTGAAAGCGCATGGCAGCAAGTTGGGCATTGACCCCGAACGTTTTGACGAAACGGACTTCCACATCCATGTTCCCGAAGGCGCAACACCTAAGGATGGGCCTTCGGCTGGTGTTGCTATGCTCTCGGCTTTGGCTTCTGCGTTCACTGGCCGAAAAATCAGACCTTATACCGCAATGACAGGGGAGATTACCCTACGTGGCAAGGTGCTTCCTGTGGGTGGCATCAAGGAGAAAATCTTGGCTGCCAAACGTGCGGGTATCAAGCATGTGATGCTCTGCAAAATGAACCAAAAGGACGTGGAAGAAATCAATCCTGACTTTATCAAAGGGGTAGAATTTAAGTACGTAGAGAGGATGTCGGAGGTATTGGAGTGGATTTTGATGTAG
- a CDS encoding DUF1449 family protein, producing the protein MTQLLQEAFWASNIPMTILLIIMLLYALLTIAGAIDMDSLDIDMDGDVDIDTDVDISGGIGGFSGFLSFLNVGKIPLMIHLFFLISIMWLISMVVNGNLNNQSLGMGLLFLFPNFFVSLILTKIVTTPFISYFKELRKKHVDADLIGELCKITVRTTQTSFGQATIFTKENIYLTINVKAIEGQDLQKGTQAILIDKVEEKGYYIVKRFEESTL; encoded by the coding sequence ATGACCCAATTACTGCAAGAAGCTTTCTGGGCTTCCAATATTCCCATGACCATTTTATTAATTATTATGTTGCTGTATGCACTGCTGACCATTGCAGGAGCGATAGACATGGATTCATTAGATATTGATATGGACGGAGATGTGGATATAGACACAGATGTTGATATTTCTGGAGGAATAGGTGGATTTAGTGGTTTTTTATCCTTCTTAAATGTAGGCAAAATACCTTTGATGATACACCTCTTTTTCTTGATTTCGATTATGTGGTTGATTTCGATGGTCGTCAATGGCAACTTGAACAATCAATCTTTGGGAATGGGATTGCTTTTCCTTTTTCCCAACTTCTTTGTCAGTTTGATTCTCACCAAAATCGTCACAACTCCTTTTATTTCTTACTTCAAAGAACTCCGAAAAAAGCATGTAGATGCCGATTTGATTGGAGAATTGTGTAAAATTACTGTTCGAACTACACAGACGAGTTTTGGACAAGCCACAATTTTTACCAAAGAAAATATCTATTTGACTATCAATGTGAAAGCCATTGAAGGGCAAGATTTACAGAAAGGAACACAGGCGATTTTGATAGACAAAGTGGAAGAAAAAGGTTACTATATCGTCAAGAGGTTTGAAGAAAGTACCTTGTGA
- a CDS encoding sugar phosphate isomerase/epimerase family protein → MKQTRRIFIKKTGQVVAGLGLVSGIPLISSCGSPSANVDQELEKGAEKEVEKASTGELFFKISLAQWSLNKSLFAGEMDNLDFAAKAKNDFGIEAVEYVNQFFKDKAEDQTYLAEMKKRAADNGVKSLLIMIDGEGGLGDTDDAKRKQAVENHYKWVEAAKFLGCHSIRVNAYGEGTAADVAKAAVDGLGSLAEFAAKSGMNVIVENHGGYSSNGMWLTNVMNEIHRTNCGTLPDFGNFCLKQTQEENWQDRKCLDEYDRYKGVREMMPLAKAVSAKTHDFDENGNETHTDYKKMMQIVKDAGYTGYVGVEYEGREMPAEDGIRATKALLERVGKELS, encoded by the coding sequence ATGAAACAAACAAGACGCATTTTTATCAAAAAGACAGGGCAAGTTGTTGCAGGTTTAGGCTTGGTATCAGGTATTCCATTGATTTCAAGTTGTGGTAGTCCTTCTGCAAATGTGGATCAAGAGTTGGAAAAAGGAGCTGAAAAAGAAGTGGAAAAAGCAAGTACTGGAGAATTGTTCTTCAAAATTTCCTTGGCACAGTGGTCTTTGAACAAAAGCCTTTTTGCAGGAGAAATGGACAACCTTGATTTTGCTGCAAAAGCCAAAAACGACTTTGGCATTGAAGCGGTTGAGTATGTCAATCAGTTTTTCAAAGACAAAGCTGAAGACCAAACATATTTGGCTGAGATGAAAAAACGGGCAGCCGATAATGGTGTAAAAAGCCTTTTGATTATGATTGACGGAGAAGGGGGATTGGGCGATACGGATGATGCCAAACGAAAGCAAGCGGTTGAAAATCACTACAAATGGGTGGAAGCAGCCAAGTTTTTGGGCTGTCATTCGATTCGGGTCAATGCTTATGGGGAAGGAACGGCTGCTGATGTTGCAAAAGCTGCAGTAGATGGTTTGGGGAGTTTGGCTGAATTTGCTGCAAAATCAGGAATGAATGTGATTGTAGAAAACCACGGAGGATATTCTTCTAATGGTATGTGGCTCACCAATGTTATGAATGAAATTCACCGAACAAACTGCGGCACATTGCCCGATTTTGGCAATTTCTGCTTGAAGCAAACACAAGAAGAAAATTGGCAAGACCGCAAGTGTTTGGACGAATACGACCGCTATAAAGGGGTGCGTGAAATGATGCCGTTGGCAAAAGCGGTCAGCGCAAAAACCCACGATTTTGACGAAAACGGCAATGAAACCCATACAGACTACAAAAAAATGATGCAAATCGTGAAGGATGCGGGTTATACAGGTTATGTTGGAGTAGAATATGAAGGTAGAGAGATGCCAGCAGAGGATGGGATTAGAGCTACTAAGGCTTTGTTGGAGAGAGTCGGTAAGGAGTTGAGTTAG
- a CDS encoding acyltransferase has protein sequence MIQKIKTLAKGNPQLKRFLLRLLIPKNDFRPRWWVRNFWNPLKHKRGKNVIIRRDTRLDVLPFNQFTIDDRSLIESFAVVNNGLGDVHIGKDTLIGLSNSLIGPLRVGNDVMFAQNVILSGLNHGYEDITTPIRQQKCTTSEIVVEDNVWIGANAIVTAGVRIGKNSIVAAGSVVTKDVPFYTIVAGNPAKPIKQYNFETETWERINTTAKSSEKSNFSLKTEH, from the coding sequence ATGATTCAGAAGATAAAAACATTGGCGAAAGGCAACCCCCAATTGAAGAGATTTTTACTCCGATTGTTGATTCCCAAAAACGATTTTCGTCCTCGCTGGTGGGTGCGTAATTTTTGGAATCCATTGAAACACAAGCGTGGTAAGAATGTGATCATTAGAAGGGATACTCGTTTAGATGTCTTGCCCTTCAACCAGTTCACCATTGACGACCGTTCGCTGATTGAATCCTTTGCAGTGGTCAATAATGGCTTGGGCGATGTACATATCGGCAAAGATACCCTCATTGGTTTGTCCAATTCCTTGATTGGCCCGCTTCGAGTCGGCAATGATGTCATGTTTGCCCAAAATGTGATTTTGTCGGGATTGAATCATGGTTATGAAGACATCACAACCCCAATTCGCCAACAAAAATGCACAACCAGCGAAATTGTGGTAGAAGACAATGTTTGGATTGGGGCAAATGCCATTGTTACAGCAGGGGTTCGCATCGGTAAAAACTCTATCGTTGCAGCGGGAAGTGTGGTTACAAAAGATGTACCGTTTTATACGATTGTAGCTGGAAATCCTGCCAAACCCATAAAGCAATACAACTTTGAAACGGAAACTTGGGAGCGAATCAATACTACCGCCAAATCAAGCGAAAAGTCAAATTTTAGCTTAAAAACGGAGCATTAG
- a CDS encoding SDR family oxidoreductase, whose translation MATISIDSMVDIHLKAPFFLTQKILPLMNDGGSIVNISSGLTRFSFPGYAAYATMKGGLEALTQY comes from the coding sequence ATGGCTACAATATCTATTGACTCGATGGTAGATATTCACCTAAAAGCACCTTTTTTCTTAACTCAAAAAATTCTGCCACTGATGAATGATGGCGGTAGTATTGTCAATATTTCTTCGGGACTTACTCGTTTTTCATTCCCTGGATACGCAGCTTATGCTACTATGAAAGGCGGGCTGGAAGCACTTACCCAATATTAA
- a CDS encoding prolyl oligopeptidase family serine peptidase, with translation MLNLNDSVPFNPPVTPSQPIIDELHGTRLTDCYQWLEDKNDETVIEWTADQHDATLDYLDANCPPIEGLEEELEAYINRDITSSVFFRGDKQFFYRRKKGEAQHTLFTIIEGKEKVLFDPTSIDPEGQTAILSLSINHQNDTIAIGCQTKGAEIQTCYVLDIETGKQLFDPIPNLRGFNWCRDGKHAYITKGSMEMLEKQIPLRTYRHQLGRPHSEDIFLIAPKDAKDFTSIWDAKHSDVSFISEADFNSNTIRMLPFRNSAEQASIELFSSKESQAHPNAIGDNIYFFTNHEAPNFKLMVADKSQATFEHWRELIDEKADIVLQGYQVTKDFIITQEKKDVLSRLFVYSKEGKLLKELPLPIEGNVSSLGYHHYSNTVFVHISSFTNPAIIYKLDGSTLEWTFFHQQETPMDMSNIESKLVFYPSKDGTKVPLFLVHQKDLQLDGNNPVRLTAYGGFNVGRYPVFVGAYAPFINRGGIFALACIRGGDEYGENWHKDGMQFKKQNCFDDFIAASEYLIEQQYTNTKKLAIEGGSNGGLLIGAVITQRPDLFQAAICSVPLLDMIRYHKFLIARYWIPEYGDPDIEADFRYLLSYSPYHNIRMGVNLPTTLFKAGENDTRVDPLHAKKMVAALQNNTGQINPIMLYIDYDSGHGSGKSVQQTIDDLDYEMRFLMRTLEMEV, from the coding sequence ATGTTAAACCTCAATGATTCTGTTCCCTTCAATCCCCCAGTCACCCCTTCCCAACCCATCATTGACGAACTACATGGCACACGACTAACCGATTGTTACCAATGGCTCGAAGACAAAAACGATGAAACGGTTATCGAATGGACTGCCGATCAACACGATGCAACCCTTGATTATTTGGATGCCAATTGTCCACCCATTGAAGGTCTGGAAGAAGAATTGGAGGCATATATCAATCGAGACATAACCAGTTCCGTCTTTTTTCGAGGCGACAAGCAGTTTTTCTACCGCCGCAAAAAAGGAGAAGCCCAACACACGTTGTTTACCATCATTGAAGGAAAAGAAAAGGTATTGTTTGACCCGACCAGCATAGATCCTGAGGGGCAAACCGCCATTTTGAGCCTATCTATCAACCATCAAAACGATACAATAGCGATTGGCTGCCAAACAAAAGGCGCAGAGATTCAGACCTGTTATGTATTAGATATAGAAACAGGCAAACAACTTTTTGACCCCATTCCCAATCTTCGAGGCTTCAATTGGTGCAGAGATGGCAAACACGCCTACATCACAAAAGGTAGCATGGAAATGCTCGAAAAACAAATACCACTCCGAACATACCGCCACCAACTCGGCAGACCTCACAGTGAAGACATTTTCCTCATTGCACCCAAAGATGCCAAAGATTTCACGAGTATTTGGGATGCTAAACACAGCGATGTCAGTTTCATTTCGGAAGCCGACTTCAATTCCAATACCATACGCATGTTACCTTTTCGCAATTCTGCCGAACAAGCAAGCATTGAGTTGTTTAGCAGCAAAGAATCCCAAGCACACCCCAATGCCATTGGCGACAACATTTACTTTTTCACCAATCACGAAGCCCCCAACTTCAAGCTGATGGTGGCCGACAAATCACAGGCTACTTTTGAGCATTGGCGGGAATTGATTGACGAAAAAGCGGACATCGTACTGCAAGGTTATCAAGTCACCAAAGACTTCATCATCACACAAGAAAAAAAGGATGTATTGAGTCGTCTCTTTGTCTATTCCAAAGAGGGAAAGTTGCTGAAAGAATTGCCGTTACCCATTGAAGGAAATGTATCTTCTTTGGGTTATCACCATTACTCCAATACCGTTTTTGTTCATATTTCGAGCTTCACCAATCCAGCAATTATTTACAAATTGGATGGCAGCACTCTGGAGTGGACTTTTTTCCATCAGCAGGAGACACCTATGGATATGAGCAACATAGAATCCAAATTGGTGTTTTATCCTTCAAAGGATGGCACAAAAGTGCCTTTGTTTTTGGTACACCAAAAAGACCTTCAATTGGACGGCAACAATCCTGTTCGACTGACTGCCTACGGCGGCTTCAATGTTGGGCGGTATCCTGTTTTTGTGGGAGCTTATGCGCCATTTATCAATCGAGGAGGCATTTTTGCCTTAGCTTGCATCAGAGGCGGTGATGAATATGGCGAGAATTGGCACAAAGACGGAATGCAGTTCAAAAAACAAAACTGCTTTGATGATTTCATTGCAGCAAGTGAATATTTGATTGAACAACAATACACCAATACCAAAAAATTGGCCATTGAAGGGGGCAGCAATGGCGGTTTGTTGATTGGTGCGGTCATCACCCAACGCCCAGATTTGTTTCAAGCAGCAATATGTTCCGTTCCTTTATTGGATATGATTCGCTACCATAAGTTCTTGATTGCCCGCTATTGGATTCCAGAATATGGAGACCCTGATATAGAGGCCGATTTCCGCTATCTACTCTCCTACTCTCCTTACCACAACATCCGAATGGGAGTGAATTTGCCGACTACTTTATTCAAAGCGGGTGAAAATGATACTCGTGTAGATCCACTTCACGCCAAAAAAATGGTAGCTGCCCTTCAAAACAATACGGGACAAATCAATCCGATTATGCTCTATATCGACTACGATAGCGGTCATGGTTCGGGCAAATCGGTACAACAAACAATTGACGATTTGGACTACGAAATGCGGTTTTTGATGCGGACTTTGGAGATGGAGGTCTAA